A stretch of Scheffersomyces stipitis CBS 6054 chromosome 2, complete sequence DNA encodes these proteins:
- a CDS encoding predicted protein, producing MASVTPSRQAVPSHPKSQLLHDSSSISNGPSSVSKTSKSNESYSNVKVVLRLLPPTLDENGFYDQLSAFYDVNSPNITSKYYVKGSYPAKPFEAPIYSRAYITFHTSDDVVFFMSSVNGKPFVEPETEDSFTPLVERAIFNKMPAKDGKEESITEKSSVEGSELFQEFVKFLNGETKEYNIVQLVKLNKRRAREKLKNERKKEKKAAKAAEAKIAKLKDKKGKNKKEIVEENKSKKEVKRDVLPKDDELTEETKKKKRKRKSKSKSQKDIDQNTPSKATDEQNESSEAKLKKSPTGNETENKSKNKRSRSKEKSKERETTGEIPKDKKKSKNDKRTKEAQVQKEKEKEKSRFESNSKSESTEKSPSSKNSEQSDISDKPKKTRKKKIKEFNDRMKDDTKKDDTKKDDPKDMKQKKSSSKNTKQQDKPEQKTPVSSGDSASKKPKLKVLKRPEV from the coding sequence ATGGCCAGTGTCACGCCGTCAAGACAGGCTGTGCCGTCGCATCCAAAGAGCCAATTGTTACACGATTCTTCTAGCATTTCAAATGGGCCATCTAGTGTCTCTaaaacttcaaaatcaaatgaATCATACTCCAATGTGAAAGTGGTGCTACGACTTTTGCCTCCAACTTTGGACGAAAACGGTTTCTATGACCAGTTGTCCGCTTTCTACGACGTCAACTCTCCTAATATTACAAGCAAATATTATGTTAAGGGAAGCTATCCTGCAAAACCTTTCGAAGCTCCTATCTATTCCCGAGCCTATATAACATTCCATACATCTGATGATGTAGTATTCTTCATGCTGAGTGTCAATGGCAAACCATTTGTTGAgccagaaactgaagacAGCTTCACTCCGCTAGTTGAGAGAGccatattcaacaagatgCCAGCCAAAGATGGTAAAGAGGAATCGATCACAGAAAAGTCTTCCGTAGAAGGCAGTGAGTTGTTCCAGGAATTCgtgaaatttttgaatggTGAAACCAAAGAGTACAATATAGTCCAGCTTGTGAAGTTAAACAAGCGAAGGGCCAGAGAAAAATTAAAGAACgagagaaagaaggaaaagaaagctgCCAAGGCTGCGGAAGCTAAGATTGCCAAATTAAAAGACAAGAAGGGCAAGAATAAGAAAGAAATAGTAGAAGAGaacaaatccaagaagGAGGTTAAGAGAGATGTTTTGCCCAAAGATGATGAGTTAACAGAGGAGactaagaagaagaaaagaaagagaaaatcaaaatctaAGAGTCAAAAGGACATTGATCAGAATACTCCTTCAAAGGCTACCGATGAACAAAATGAGTCTTCTGAAgcgaagttgaagaaatctccAACGGGTaatgaaacagaaaacAAGTCGAAAAACAAAAGATCTCGATCGAAAGAAAAgtcaaaagaaagagaaaccACAGGTGAAATACCGaaagataagaagaaactgaaaaatgaCAAAAGAACTAAAGAAGCACAAGTtcaaaaggaaaaggaaaaggagAAGAGTAGATTCGAGCTGAACTCAAAATCGGAATCAACAGAAAAgtcaccttcttcaaaaaataGTGAACAATCTGATATCTCAGATAAACCCAAGAAAACACgcaaaaagaagattaAGGAATTTAATGATAGAATGAAAGACGATACCAAGAAAGACGATACCAAGAAAGATGACCCTAAGGATATGAAGCAGAAAAAATCTTCATCTAAAAACACAAAACAGCAAGACAAACCCGAGCAAAAAACACCAGTTTCCAGTGGAGATCTGGCGTCCAAGAAACCTAAGTTGAAGGTTTTGAAGAGACCGGAAGTCTAG
- a CDS encoding predicted protein has translation MSMKSKIRAFFGPTRQYAVAGASNNPTKFGFKILSWYVSHNLTAIPINPREQEILGQNVISNVTQILESIVAKSDLNGYKLSDVDGLSISFLTPPHITTTTLKQIADVEGYENIVKGLWFQPGSYDQEVLDTAEKIGLFSKVVYEDECILVRGEEGLHSANL, from the coding sequence ATGTCTATGAAGTCCAAAATCAGAGCCTTTTTTGGCCCTACCAGACAATATGCTGTGGCTGGAGCCAGTAACAATCCTACGAAATTCGgattcaagatcttgagcTGGTATGTCTCTCACAACTTAACGGCTATACCAATAAACCCTAGAGAACAGGAGATTTTGGGTCAAAATGTCATTTCTAATGTGACTCAGATTTTGGAGTCTATTGTAGCCAAGTCAGATTTGAACGGTTATAAGTTGCTGGACGTGGATGGATTGAGCatctctttcttgactCCTCCTCATATCACAACAACTACCTTAAAGCAGATAGCTGATGTAGAGGGTTACGAAAACATCGTCAAGGGATTATGGTTTCAACCTGGAAGCTACGACCAGGAAGTGTTGGATACAGCTGAAAAGATCGGCTTGTTCAGCAAGGTAGTCTACGAAGACGAATGTATATTGGTCagaggagaagaaggtTTGCACAGTGCTAATTTGTAG
- a CDS encoding predicted protein, translating into MSEETCYGQLSSMMSKQLKVVDSRIKSSTKELDWNYLKRTPQFLKQRIKFGNGSYTSDEEFNYLEKQFKETEKTLQSVEKYVKMYSKSTLTLLDRSTAVGKGYSLLYDPYEDLAKKTGEQSNSQVFEDQYRKWQNVNNYIETINMCKSEIENETKTLAAMVESKIQEIYSNINNIHKKIRVRSYALVDYDKVYNSHDNLLLKQKSGELTVKQSQQLFSSERKLEENKVKFDEINDLLKKELPYFLKLVELILTPLQEYVYYVQLMNYFQFSSRCKSYANFINLDVRIISSPNFADELMTQNSIDSLGAYDSINQLTLINFRDRYLSDITLALEPENRNPILKETNSYYYMAKFNFEGQQEGDLSFKHGDIITVLTRNGNWWKGELDGVVGIFPRNYVEEYSPRD; encoded by the coding sequence ATGAGTGAAGAAACATGCTACGGCCAACTTTCATCGATGATGTCAAAACAGCTCAAAGTAGTAGACAGTCGCATCAAATCAAGTACCAAGGAGTTGGATTGGAATTATCTTAAAAGAACTCCCCAATTTCTCAAACAGAGAATCAAATTTGGAAATGGCTCATATACATCTGATGAGGAATTCAATTATTTAGAGAAGCAATTTAAGGAAACGGAAAAGACACTTCAATCGGTAGAAAAGTATGTCAAGATGTATTCCAAAAGTACCTTAACATTGTTGGATAGAAGTACAGCGGTTGGCAAAGgttattctcttctctatGATCCATACGAAGATCTAGCGAAGAAGACTGGTGAACAGTCCAATTCCCAAGTTTTCGAAGACCAATACAGGAAATGGCAAAACGTGAACAACTACATTGAAACAATAAATATGTGcaaatctgaaattgagaatGAAACCAAAACCCTTGCAGCTATGGTTGAGCTGAAAATCCAAGAAATATACTCAAATATAAACAATATTCACAAGAAGATAAGAGTCAGGTCTTATGCCTTGGTAGACTACGACAAAGTCTACAATAGTCATGACAACTTGCTTTTAAAGCAAAAGTCTGGAGAGCTTACTGTTAAGCAGTCTCAGCAATTGTTCAGTTCAGAGagaaaattggaagagaatAAGGTCAAGTTTGATGAGATTAATGATCTCTTAAAAAAAGAATTACCctatttcttgaagttggtggAATTGATTTTGACCCCTTTGCAGGAGTACGTCTACTATGTCCAGCTCATGAActactttcaattttcaagCAGATGCAAATCGTATgccaatttcatcaatttggATGTCAGAATCATTTCGTCTCCCAATTTCGCAGATGAGCTTATGACTCAAAATTCCATTGACAGTTTGGGAGCTTATGACTCCATTAACCAACTCACTCTAATCAACTTTAGAGACCGGTATCTTTCTGATATTACTTTGGCTTTAGAACCAGAGAACAGGAACCCCATTCTCAAGGAGACCAACTCCTACTACTACATGGCAAAATTTAACTTTGAGGGACAGCAGGAAGGTGATCTTTCATTCAAACATGGTGATATTATCACGGTGTTAACTAGGAATGGAAACTGGTGGAAAGGGGAGTTGGATGGAGTAGTTGGAATCTTTCCAAGGAACTACGTAGAAGAATATTCGCCCAGGGATTAG
- the FST11 gene encoding putative transcriptional regulatory protein (putative fungal specific transcriptional regulatory protein~go_component nucleus~go_funtion transcription factor activity; zinc ion binding; DNA binding~go_process regulation of transcription, DNA-dependent; transcription), giving the protein MTTVVKESTPKRVRANLACDRCRQRKTRCDGIQPVCGTCMKRNIPCKFERKYPRAQVSVQYVKTLEEKLGILGPQAEGNAKVANKCSSEEPPTEGSLRIDPSPTTMLLHTPTPTPTTRSHDDSSADAMGAGSLSGNRNKDKNFYGSSAAVSFMKELATAVDGGFQRYSDSEDTDMTERVKYKMSRNDARSTRGLSDMLVPPRSIADRYVRNYFEFTYNLYPFVHEPTFMAAYDEIWSADAGSYEVDELFYSILNIIFAFGSRLSLDNDRQESFANADMYFERSQELLRFHLMDAGSLLLVQALLLTGQYLQATTRSAGCWNIIGLAIRIAQGLGLHEEQNLDSTDNYIEKEMRKRLWHGCLMMDRIVSMTLGRPMMVMHDSRMPLPSAVDDENISDDSYLPSTRPSYMCFFNETVKLYDILADILKIFYSSSEPEFVDLFLSIFQIEERLNKFHDSVPTHIKFGFELHEKPFRRQSIVLHLRYLHLKMVLYRRVLFPKKNSTNKGEIHSELYSNTTKSISLLCVEAAIELIQVVKKYRAEDISLLPASWYNVFYLYSAETVMLAAKLKPTLQKETSTDMFTTAWANGLEMLASYQGESESAVRCLKILEIMGERVQTSGFQQKRHIDIPTVDSSSAQSSPLHVPSDVLYSLLYDTAGPFGGPFFYREDMNRFSS; this is encoded by the exons ATGACTACTGTGGTCAAAGAGTCCACACCCAAACGAGTCCGTGCCAACTTGGCTTGCGACCGGTGCCGCCAGAGAAAGACCCGCTGTGATGGAATCCAACCGGTTTGCGGAACATGTATGAAGCGCAACATTCCATGCAAGTTTGAGCGGAAGTACCCTCGAGCTCAGGTATCCGTCCAGTACGTCAAGACACTCGAAGAGAAGTTGGGCATCCTCGGGCCCCAAGCTGAAGGTAACGCAAAAGTTGCCAACAAATGCTCGTCAGAAGAGCCTCCAACTGAAGGTAGTCTCAGAATTGACCCCTCACCCACTA CCATGCTCCTTCATACGCCTACCCCAACTCCAACGacaagaagtc ATGACGATTCCAGTGCCGATGCCATGGGAGCAGGCTCACTTTCAGGGAACAGGaacaaagacaagaacTTCTACGGATCTTCAGCTGCAGTTTCATTCATGAAAGAACTAGCCACCGCAGTTGATGGAGGTTTTCAGAGATACTCGGACTCGGAAGATACAGATATGACGGAACGAGTCAAGTACAAGATGTCTCGTAACGATGCCAGAAGCACCCGAGGGTTGTCAGACATGTTGGTGCCTCCACGAAGCATTGCTGATCGCTACGTGAGAAACTACTTCGAATTCACGTACAATCTCTACCCTTTTGTACACGAACCAACATTTATGGCTGCCTATGATGAGATCTGGTCTGCTGACGCAGGATCCTATGAAGTGGATGAGCTTTTCTACTCTATTCTAAATATCATATTTGCATTTGGATCCCGCCTCCTGCTAGACAACGACCGTCAGGAGAGCTTCGCTAATGCTGACATGTACTTTGAGCGGTCCCAGGAGTTGCTCCGGTTTCATCTTATGGATGCCGGTTCACTCTTGTTGGTTCAAGCGTTACTTCTTACGGGTCAGTATTTACAAGCTACAACCAGGCTGGCTGGGTGCTGGAATATCATAGGATTGGCGATCCGTATAGCTCAGGGCTTGGGGTTACACGAAGAACAGAATCTTGACTCGACAGATAACTATATAGAAAAGGAGATGAGGAAGAGGTTGTGGCATGGATGTCTAATGATGGATAGAATAGTATCTATGACATTGGGAAGACCTATGATGGTAATGCATGACTCTCGTATGCCTTTACCTTCTGCAGTTGATGATGAGAATATCTCGGACGATTCGTACTTGCCGTCTACTCGCCCGTCATACATGTGCTTCTTTAATGAAACAGTTAAGCTCTACGATATTCTTGCTGatattttgaagatattctATTCTAGCAGCGAGCCagaatttgttgatctCTTTCTCAGCATATTTCAGATCGAAGAAAGACTCAACAAATTTCATGATAGTGTACCTACACACATCAAATTCGGATTTGAGTTGCACGAAAAACCTTTCCGTCGCCAGAGTATCGTTCTTCACTTGCGGTATTTGCATTTGAAGATGGTTCTCTATCGCCGTGTATTATTTCCtaaaaaaaattcaacaaacaAAGGAGAGATTCACTCCGAATTGTACTCCAATACCACAAAGTCGATATCTTTGCTTTGTGTGGAAGCGGCAATCGAATTAATTCAGGTGGTCAAAAAATATAGGGCCGAAGACATACTGCTTTTGCCCGCTAGTTGGTATAATGTGTTCTACTTGTACAGTGCCGAGACAGTAATGTTGGCGGCTAAGCTTAAGCCTACCCTACAAAAAGAAACTAGCACGGATATGTTCACCACTGCCTGGGCCAACGGATTAGAAATGTTGGCCAGTTACCAAGGCGAATCAGAGTCGGCAGTGCGGTGcttgaagatattggaAATTATGGGGGAAAGAGTTCAGACATCTGGGTTCCAACAAAAACGGCATATTGATATTCCTACAGTGGACAGCAGTTCAGCCCAAAGTAGTCCTTTGCATGTTCCTTCCGATGTTCTCTATTCATTATTATATGATACTGCGGGTCCATTTGGAGGACCATTCTTCTACCGAGAAGATATGAATCGGTTTTCAAGCTAG
- a CDS encoding predicted protein, with protein sequence MTEEYRGSCVCGSIEFTVRSKPEATLVCYCTDCRKGAGHLGQVLAKYETSKVEIQDKNSSMKEYTITKTQSGFPKKKLFCGECGCSILTKPMKHNGEVTFLRSTLLDN encoded by the coding sequence ATGACGGAAGAATATAGAGGTTCATGTGTGTGTGGTTCGATTGAATTTACTGTTAGATCGAAGCCAGAAGCTACTTTGGTATGTTACTGTACAGACTGCCGTAAAGGTGCTGGACACTTGGGTCAAGTTCTTGCTAAGTATGAAACCAGCAAAGTTGAGATCCAAGACAAAAACTCAAGTATGAAGGAATACACCATCACCAAAACTCAAAGCGGATttcccaagaagaagctatTCTGTGGCGAATGCGGTTGCAGTATTCTTACCAAGCCTATGAAGCATAATGGAGAAGTCACCTTCCTCAGAAGTACCCTTCTTGACAAT
- a CDS encoding predicted protein (go_funtion aminoacyl-tRNA hydrolase activity~go_process protein biosynthesis), whose translation MMIRHLAASYLVPIRPSTVSQSRRLLFIASIGNPEPKYEGTKHNIGHRMLDQLVDIYWKDHLVKDGPYYRSTKYSNIVLFKSNDSLMNLQGKAVSKHYRQFQKDSQLVILHDELQVPVGKYQIRKPSTSPRGHNGLKSINQHLPNNYTKVAIGIGRPSDKRHVVDYVMSKFKDSELEELDFEVLPKCVKELEKLVEMDKEARKERVDKKVEVSV comes from the coding sequence ATGATGATACGACACCTTGCCGCTTCATATCTTGTACCCATACGGCCGAGCACAGTTTCTCAATCAAGGAGGCTACTTTTTATAGCCTCGATAGGCAATCCGGAGCCCAAATATGAGGGAACTAAACACAATATTGGACATCGAATGCTCGATCAACTAGTGGATATATACTGGAAAGACCATCTAGTGAAAGATGGCCCTTATTACAGGTCGACTAAGTATTCCAATATTGTCCTATTCAAATCCAATGACTCATTGATGAATTTACAAGGAAAGGCTGTTTCCAAGCATTACAGACAATTCCAGAAGGATTCACAGCTTGTGATACTTCATGATGAACTCCAGGTGCCAGTGGGTAAGTACCAGATTCGGAAGCCTAGTACTAGTCCCCGTGGGCATAATGGATTGAAGTCAATAAACCAGCACCTACCCAATAATTACACTAAAGTTGCCATTGGCATTGGAAGACCATCCGACAAACGTCATGTTGTAGATTATGTGATGTCTAAATTCAAGGATCTGGAACTCGAGGAGTTagattttgaagttttgCCCAAATGTGTTAAAGAGCTCGAGAAACTTGTGGAAATGGATAAGGAGGCAAGAAAGGAGAGAGTAGAcaagaaagttgaagtatCTGTGTAA
- a CDS encoding predicted protein, producing the protein MEFFLQLAAERSVVRESIKGVIWTIFFHRLFGPITPVTNEFLNTTYPMAANLPDLDSLIDEKISRLIRQFDSVNAKTGRIVIKFLDKNKSKSKKKTGWFAKADSPEDEVKVWEVWILTVTCIPLEEPRDSNTSNSSNSNNSNSNNNNTSNNTIEISIRSFDENLNKIIDIADTHKDHIPPIMTLDSSPFPYVIEVGQPTSKEGEEHDESWGEYIKKMSTRFNEI; encoded by the exons ATGGAATTCTTTCTCCAGCTTGCGGCCGAGAGGTCTGTCGTCCGTGAGTCTATCAAGG GTGTAATATGGACCATTTTCTTCCATCGACTCTTCGGCCCCATAACTCCAGTGACAAACGAATTCCTCAACACCACGTATCCAATGGCAGCGAACTTGCCAGACTTGGATTCCTTAATAGACGAGAAGATCAGCAGACTCATTCGACAGTTTGATTCGGTGAACGCCAAAACAGGACGCATAGTTATCAAATTCCTAGATAAGAATAAGTCgaagtcaaagaaaaagaccGGCTGGTTTGCTAAAGCAGACAGTCCTGAAGACGAAGTCAAGGTGTGGGAAGTATGGATATTAACAGTAACGTGCATTCCGCTAGAGGAACCGAGAGATAGCAATACCAGtaacagcagcaacagcaacaacagcaatagcaataacaacaatacTAGCAACAATA CTATCGAGATTTCCATCCGGAGTTTCGACGAAAACCTCAATAAGATTATAGATATCGCTGATACCCACAAAGACCACATTCCGCCCATCATGACGTTGGATAGCTCTCCGTTCCCATATGTAATTGAAGTAGGGCAACCCACCAGcaaagaaggtgaagaGCACGATGAGAGCTGGGGTGAATATATCAAAAAAATGCTGACTCGGTTCAATGAGATATGA
- a CDS encoding predicted protein, whose protein sequence is MDLVNQYLAEIAAVARIPNQQHQISKLTTLLNVNPQENPYIVQLNSINFQLEDAQLSKAVDSHRLFNDEWLAFNEVVLSFIKLSNQLNPWSSLESFDLYGTFINDLSVAFNNNKNGYLLSSLVRDSISVILPLARSLDAQLYAKEHCSSPRLTFLASILLKMFNNIRSQINDVNENKRTIFLFISIKLCSVYFQIGNPLLCRNIFSNMNNANLTFSSFSKNEQVQYRYYLAKFYLIKQQIIDSYDHFLWCMLNCPSTSTSNINRILNYLLPLSLIIGKVPNFQYISQVYYQHTPPPPFFNIYMRLSAAIKSGNFLLFNDVVVENYQYLQDANVLLLLINKSKVIILRNLIKLAWIRLGRPSSLDYEVVRISMKFSVQELDDDSIIENLFISIIDQNLLKGKIFPRVRKVALSKTATFPKVDEANIARFWNNKNSDRWMQK, encoded by the exons ATGGATCTCGTCAACCAGTATCTAGCGGAAATCGCTGCTGTAGCGAGAATACCGAATCAGCAACATCAAATCAGTAAACTCACTACTTTGTTAAATGTCAATCCCCAGGAAAACCCATACATTGTCCAATTGAATCTGATCAACTTCCAACTAGAAGATGCACAGTTATCGAAAGCAGTCGATTCTCATCGCCTCTTCAACGACGAATGGCTTGCGTTCAACGAAGTTGTCTTGAGCTTCATCAAATTGAGTAACCAACTCAATCCATGGTCTTCTCTTGAGTCTTTTGATCTCTATGGAACTTTCATTAATGATTTATCAGTAgctttcaacaacaacaaaaacGGATATTTGCTCAGCTCATTAGTCCGCGATAGCATAAGCGTGATTTTACCACTAGCTCGTAGTCTAGATGCACAATTATACGCTAAAGAACATTGTTCACTGCCTAGACTTACGTTTCTCGcttcgatcttgttgaaaatgttcaacaacatcagATCGCAAATCAATGACGTGAACGAAAACAAAAGGACCATTTTCCTATTCATTAGTATCAAGTTGTGCTCAGTCTACTTTCAGATCGGCAACCCTTTGCTCTGTAGAAACATTTTCTCCAATATGAACAATGCCAActtgacattttcttccttcagCAAAAATGAACAAGTACAGTATCGCTACTACCTTGCTAAGTTTTACTTGATCAAACAACAGATAATCGACAGCTACGACCATTTCTTGTGGTGTATGCTCAATTGTCCCTCGACGTCTACCTCtaacatcaacagaattCTCAACTATTTGCTACCACTTAGTTTGATCATCGGAAAAGTACCTAATTTCCAGTACATTTCACAAGTGTACTATCAACATACTCCACCACCTCCTTTTTTCAATATCTACATGCGGTTGAGCGCAGCCATCAAGCTGGGtaattttcttttgttcaaCGATGTGGTAGTAGAAAACTACCAATACTTACAAGACGCAAATGTTTTATTATTGCTTATTAATAAGAGTAAAGTCATCATTCTTCGTAACTTGATAAAGTTGGCATGGATCCGCTTGGGCAGACCATCCAGCTTAGACTACGAAGTGGTGAGAATAAGCATGAAATT TCTGGTCCAGGAGCTTGACGATGATTCTATTATAGAGAACTTGTTCATTTCCATCATAGACCAGAACTTGCTCAAGGGGAAGATCTTCCCCAGAGTACGCAAAGTGGCTCTAAGCAAAACTGCAACCTTTCCCAAAGTGGACGAGGCGAATATTGCCAGGTTCTGGAATAACAAGAATTCCGACCGATGGATGCAAAAGTAG
- a CDS encoding predicted protein: protein MFSTLSASQAQEAQHNTDFLQSLPYELLNIVINSLDQQELVALSYVNRYLNRLCNIRIYRKIILCDDHPKVASTDSRFDEYYSCLPISHMAPFANNLTASNFSLVHKLIIHSQSNFIVNDYSKLYVRFFKLWDLIPSHNITFINFDIGNLRHYQSINQFVFNNSTEYLEDDCVSKPVNLKINNLKNWTIFNFDELFQLPYNRNLQELDIFIENESLFNTTKDTPPAAIPAPLMNNLATLQGLYLNSPISTAMFLNYFNSTGITQSDIPLMRNMSKLSITSSHTHWYESRLTFESLSLLVDINQLDQLELKLNCLHHDCDCILQFFNDLQNAAHGSILRKLSIINYKSNNLRQNLYQFNCLLSCPDFLSKFESLESLYLNINDFIRLDSTSNHAINFSIQKLINTVSHLPNLQNLVIPDFFNNWLVNLPDFFHKMDGRNHDSVRRSYFDTLLNQCECSSCCQTRFLFNSLSSYDSNNNYKHEFKSFSINASTQGSSNLSGSKIGTNKSNINFLNYLISKLKQQFKYLNQNLFSINSIINSNDKPFLNNDDLVDYNRLFLHNCLYRLVDIIKRENPKLTAVNLGGVLVEFDGANQIRAPYHRSLTAA from the coding sequence ATGTTCTCCACATTATCTGCGCTGCAGGCACAGGAAGCGCAGCATAATACCgactttttgcaactgctCCCCTACGAACTTCTCAACATTGTCATAAACAGCTTGGACCAACAGGAATTGGTAGCCTTGTCGTACGTCAACCGTTATTTGAACCGGTTGTGCAACATTAGAATCTACCGTAAAATCATCCTTTGCGACGACCATCCCAAAGTGGCTTCAACCGACAGCCGCTTCGATGAGTACTATTCGTGCTTGCCTATCTCCCATATGGCCCCGTTTGCCAATAATCTCACTgcttccaacttctcacTTGTCCACAAACTAATAATACACTCACAGTCCAATTTCATCGTGAATGACTATTCAAAGTTGTATGTGCGTTTCTTCAAACTATGGGATTTAATTCCATCCCACAACATCACtttcatcaacttcgaCATAGGAAACCTCCGTCATTACCAGTCTATAAACCAATTCGtattcaacaactctaCTGAATACCTCGAGGACGACTGTGTTAGCAAGCCagtgaacttgaagataaaTAATCTCAAAAACTGGACGATATTCAATTTCGACGAGTTGTTCCAATTGCCCTACAACAGAAACCTCCAAGAGCTcgacatcttcatcgaGAACGAGTCACTCTTCAACACTACCAAAGATACTCCGCCAGCTGCAATTCCAGCCCCTTTAAtgaacaacttggccaCCCTCCAGGGGTTGTACTTGAACTCGCCTATCTCTACTGCCATGTTCCTCAACtatttcaattctacagGAATAACTCAGCTGGATATTCCGCTCATGCGCAACATGTCGAAGCTCTCGATCACAAGCTCTCACACGCATTGGTACGAATCCCGCTTAACGTTTGAATCGTTGTCTCTCTTGGTGGACATCAACCAGTTGGATCAGCTcgagttgaagttgaactgtttgcaTCACGATTGTGACTgtattctacaatttttcaacgACTTGCAAAACGCAGCACATGGTTCAATCTTGCGCAAGTTGAGTATCATCAACTAcaagtccaacaacttgagaCAAAACTTGTATCAGTTCAACTGTTTACTCTCATGTCCGGACTTTCTCAGCAAGTTCGAGTCGCTTGAGTCGCTTTACTTGAACATAAACGATTTCATCAGATTGGATTCGACATCTAACCATGcaatcaacttttcaatccagaagttgattaaCACAGTTTCCCATCTCCCTAACTTGCAGAATCTCGTGATTCCCgactttttcaacaactggttGGTCAATCTTCCTGATTTTTTTCATAAGATGGACGGCAGAAATCACGACAGTGTCAGACGAAGCTACTTTGATACATTGCTCAACCAATGCGAATGTTCCTCGTGTTGTCAGACCCggttcttgttcaatagTCTTTCTTCGTACGACTCAAACAACAATTACAAGCACGAATTCAAGAGCTTTAGCATCAACGCTAGCACTCAGggttcttccaacttgtctgGGTCTAAGATTGGCACTAATAAGtccaacatcaacttccTCAACTACTTGATCTCCAAGCTAAAGCAGCAGTTCAAGTATCTCAACCAGAACCTATTCCTGATTAACTCAATCATCAATTCGAACGACAAGCCGTTTTTGAATAACGATGACTTGGTCGATTACAACAGATTGTTCCTCCACAACTGTCTCTACAGGTTGGTGGACATCATTAAAAGAGAAAACCCCAAGCTCACGGCCGTTAACTTAGGGGGAGTTCTCGTGGAGTTCGACGGTGCAAACCAAATAAGAGCCCCTTACCACAGATCACTCACGGCCGCATAG